A region of Candidatus Methylomirabilota bacterium DNA encodes the following proteins:
- a CDS encoding primary-amine oxidase, with protein MASSTVETTRPTHPLDPLSASEIERAWEILREARALGPRVRVIFSMLHEPAKKVVLGHRPGDAVERTACVVVVDRAEGKTYEATVSLSDGRVVSWEHVPGAQPAIVLDEFVDCEAAVRADPRWQEAMRKRGVTDLSLAMVDSWSAGHFGFPADEGRRLVRALTWVRRHPQDNGYARPVANLLTVVDLNAMTVLEVVDGGVIPLPPEDAGYSPEAAGLRTGLKPIEIRQPEGPSFALEGHELSWQKWRMRIGFTPREGLVLHTVTYEDGGRERPVLYRASVADMVVPYGDPRPTYFHRNAFDVGEYGIGTLANALENGCDCLGEIRYLDAVVNDSRGRAVPLPNAICIHEEDAGILWKHFDWRLGTTEVRRARRLVVSSISTVGNYEYGFYWYFGQDGAIQLEVKLTGVISNGAERPGDRPRWGEMVAPGVYGPIHQHFFCARLDMMVDGPDNSVYEINTVADPPGPDNPHHNAFHAEATLLSSEASAQRLADPLAGRFWKIVNPSARNRMGEPVGYKLMPGENVRPFAGPDASVTRRAGFMTRHLWVTRYDPRERYAAGEYPNQHPGGAGLPSYVQDDAPLENTDVVVWYTFGAHHVVRPEDWPVMPVVPIGFTLKPSGFFDRNPGLDVPRPTRHGECCPER; from the coding sequence ATGGCATCGTCCACCGTCGAGACCACGCGACCCACCCATCCGCTCGACCCCTTGAGCGCCTCCGAGATCGAGCGGGCGTGGGAGATCCTGCGCGAGGCGCGCGCGCTGGGCCCGCGCGTGCGCGTGATCTTCTCCATGCTGCACGAGCCGGCCAAGAAGGTCGTGCTGGGTCATCGGCCCGGCGACGCGGTGGAGCGGACCGCCTGCGTGGTGGTGGTGGACCGCGCCGAGGGCAAGACCTACGAGGCCACCGTCTCGCTGTCCGACGGCCGCGTGGTCTCGTGGGAGCACGTGCCCGGCGCCCAGCCCGCGATCGTCCTCGACGAGTTCGTGGACTGCGAGGCCGCGGTGCGTGCCGACCCACGCTGGCAGGAGGCCATGCGCAAGCGCGGCGTCACCGACCTGAGCCTGGCCATGGTGGACAGCTGGTCGGCGGGCCACTTCGGCTTCCCGGCCGACGAGGGCCGGCGGCTGGTGCGCGCGCTCACCTGGGTGCGGCGCCATCCGCAGGACAACGGCTACGCGCGGCCGGTGGCGAACCTGCTCACGGTGGTGGACCTCAACGCGATGACCGTGCTCGAGGTCGTGGACGGCGGGGTGATTCCGCTGCCTCCCGAGGACGCCGGCTACTCCCCGGAAGCCGCGGGCCTCCGCACCGGGCTCAAGCCGATCGAGATCCGTCAGCCCGAAGGCCCGAGCTTCGCGCTGGAGGGCCACGAGCTGAGCTGGCAGAAGTGGCGCATGCGGATCGGATTCACGCCCCGCGAAGGCCTCGTGCTCCACACCGTCACCTACGAGGACGGCGGCCGGGAGCGTCCCGTGCTCTATCGCGCCTCGGTCGCGGACATGGTGGTGCCCTACGGCGACCCGCGGCCGACCTACTTCCACCGCAACGCCTTCGACGTGGGCGAGTACGGCATCGGCACCCTGGCCAACGCGCTCGAGAACGGGTGCGACTGCCTGGGCGAGATCCGCTATCTCGACGCGGTGGTGAACGACAGCCGCGGGCGCGCGGTCCCGCTGCCGAACGCGATCTGCATCCACGAGGAGGACGCCGGCATCCTCTGGAAGCACTTCGACTGGCGACTGGGCACGACCGAGGTGCGGCGCGCCCGGCGGCTGGTCGTCTCGTCCATCTCCACCGTCGGCAACTACGAGTACGGCTTCTACTGGTACTTCGGCCAGGACGGGGCCATCCAGCTCGAGGTCAAGCTCACCGGCGTCATCTCCAACGGCGCCGAGCGGCCCGGTGACCGGCCGCGCTGGGGCGAGATGGTCGCCCCCGGTGTGTACGGACCGATCCACCAGCACTTCTTCTGCGCCCGCCTCGACATGATGGTGGACGGACCCGACAACTCGGTCTACGAGATCAACACGGTGGCCGATCCGCCCGGCCCCGACAACCCGCACCACAACGCCTTCCACGCGGAGGCCACGCTGCTGTCGTCGGAAGCCTCGGCCCAGCGGCTGGCGGATCCGCTCGCCGGGCGCTTCTGGAAGATCGTGAACCCCTCGGCGCGCAACCGGATGGGCGAGCCGGTCGGCTACAAGCTGATGCCCGGCGAGAACGTGCGCCCGTTCGCGGGGCCCGACGCCTCGGTCACCCGCCGCGCCGGATTCATGACGCGGCATCTGTGGGTCACCCGCTACGATCCGCGCGAGCGCTACGCGGCGGGGGAATACCCGAACCAGCACCCGGGAGGCGCCGGCCTGCCGAGCTACGTGCAGGACGATGCGCCGCTGGAGAACACCGACGTGGTGGTCTGGTACACCTTCGGGGCGCACCACGTGGTCCGTCCCGAGGACTGGCCGGTGATGCCGGTGGTGCCCATCGGCTTCACGCTCAAGCCGTCGGGCTTCTTCGATCGCAATCCCGGACTCGACGTCCCGCGGCCGACGCGGCACGGCGAGTGCTGCCCGGAGCGGTGA
- a CDS encoding PilZ domain-containing protein has product MAQLGMPVEIAAQREQAVAAPAHLVLPLRTRLAHRRARPPRGNFARSRCCSAVRLAVNRPIRYPHCPRPWPTCGSQPGHGSHPPLAFRWFTGWPAPCSPLTLMDKRQRSRRHHSRKDVSWTAWVKVGSRRLRCHTVDLSANGTKLKPRAEMAPGTAVELQLQPPDGHPVNVAGLVWRLDTDGMAVMFLRNIPVQFTTSGTRPENGRRGWR; this is encoded by the coding sequence ATGGCTCAGCTCGGGATGCCGGTGGAAATCGCGGCGCAGCGCGAGCAGGCCGTCGCCGCGCCGGCCCACCTCGTCCTTCCACTCCGGACGCGTCTTGCTCATCGTCGTGCTCGTCCCCCTCGCGGAAATTTTGCGCGGTCCCGATGCTGCTCTGCCGTGCGCCTCGCTGTCAACCGTCCCATTCGTTACCCACATTGCCCCCGGCCCTGGCCAACCTGTGGCTCCCAACCTGGGCACGGTTCGCATCCGCCGCTCGCTTTCCGATGGTTTACCGGGTGGCCCGCCCCTTGCTCTCCACTGACCCTCATGGACAAGAGACAGCGTAGCCGCCGACACCACTCCCGCAAAGATGTCTCGTGGACGGCCTGGGTCAAGGTCGGAAGCCGCCGACTCCGTTGCCACACCGTGGATCTCAGCGCCAACGGCACGAAGCTGAAGCCGCGGGCCGAGATGGCGCCGGGCACCGCCGTCGAGCTGCAGCTTCAGCCGCCGGACGGGCATCCGGTCAACGTGGCCGGCCTGGTCTGGCGCCTCGACACGGATGGCATGGCCGTGATGTTCCTCCGCAACATTCCCGTGCAGTTCACCACGTCCGGGACGCGGCCCGAGAACGGGCGCCGAGGCTGGCGCTAG
- a CDS encoding M20 family metallopeptidase, producing MSKTRPEWKDEVGRRGDGLLALRRDFHRHPELSHQETRTAEIIAERLHAARLDVRTGVGGTGVVGVLHGDRPGRTVAWRADIDALPLTELLDAPFVSGTPGVMHACGHDGHTAIAITLAEIMAERRDDVPGTAVFIFQPAEEVLGGARPMIEAGALEDPHVDEVYGLHLTTQQRVGQVQVRPGPSMASADAFSVEVRGTGGHGAMPHLSIDPITAAANILLGMQSIVSREIPAQETAVLTVGQIVAGTKGNILPDRAIMKGTIRAFEPSVRDHLVSRLGAFVTDIARAYRAEADLRLDGGSCPAVVNHPRESAFVRECASREVGADSVTEGRVVMASDDMSLFLRERPGCYFRVGIGSASGAARPHHAPEFEMNEAGLPVGLRIGLAVMRSALAR from the coding sequence ATGAGCAAGACGCGTCCGGAGTGGAAGGACGAGGTGGGCCGGCGCGGCGACGGCCTGCTCGCGCTGCGCCGCGATTTCCACCGGCATCCCGAGCTGAGCCATCAGGAGACCCGCACCGCCGAGATCATCGCGGAGCGGCTGCACGCGGCCCGGCTCGACGTCCGGACCGGCGTCGGCGGGACCGGGGTGGTGGGCGTGCTGCACGGCGACCGGCCGGGTCGCACCGTCGCCTGGCGCGCCGACATCGACGCGCTGCCGCTGACCGAGCTGCTCGACGCGCCCTTCGTCTCCGGGACGCCGGGCGTCATGCACGCGTGCGGACATGACGGGCACACCGCGATCGCGATCACCCTCGCCGAGATCATGGCCGAGCGGCGCGACGACGTTCCCGGCACGGCCGTCTTCATCTTCCAGCCCGCCGAGGAGGTGCTGGGCGGCGCCCGGCCCATGATCGAGGCGGGCGCGCTCGAGGACCCGCACGTCGACGAGGTCTATGGGCTGCATCTCACGACCCAGCAGCGGGTGGGCCAGGTCCAGGTGCGGCCCGGGCCGTCGATGGCGTCGGCCGACGCCTTCAGCGTCGAGGTGCGCGGCACCGGCGGCCACGGGGCGATGCCGCATCTGTCCATCGATCCGATCACCGCGGCCGCGAACATCCTGCTCGGCATGCAGAGCATCGTGTCGCGCGAGATCCCGGCTCAGGAGACCGCGGTGCTGACGGTCGGACAGATCGTGGCCGGCACGAAAGGCAACATCCTGCCCGACCGGGCGATCATGAAGGGCACGATCCGGGCGTTCGAGCCGTCGGTGCGAGATCACCTGGTCTCCCGTCTCGGGGCCTTCGTGACCGACATCGCGAGGGCCTATCGGGCCGAGGCGGACCTGCGGCTCGACGGCGGCTCGTGCCCCGCGGTGGTGAACCATCCGCGCGAGAGCGCCTTCGTGCGCGAGTGCGCCAGCCGGGAGGTCGGCGCCGACTCGGTGACCGAGGGACGGGTGGTCATGGCGAGCGACGACATGAGCCTGTTCCTGCGCGAGAGGCCGGGGTGCTACTTCCGGGTCGGCATCGGATCGGCGAGCGGCGCCGCGCGGCCGCACCACGCGCCCGAGTTCGAGATGAACGAGGCCGGGCTGCCGGTCGGCCTGCGGATAGGGCTGGCGGTCATGCGCTCGGCCCTCGCGCGCTGA
- a CDS encoding SDR family oxidoreductase — MGRLSGKVAAITGGASGIGEATARRFAEEGAHVAIADVDAERGRVVAAEIGATGGRAIFREMHAAREAECAAFVQAARQELGRLDILVNNAGMRLYQTVVEASEASWDAILGVNVKGYAFCAKAAIPFMREAGGGSIVNVASIRAVVAGGRMVQYDTTKAAVAGLTRAMALDHAAEGIRVNAVCPGPIFTRFHERRAADAGKSAEEFRTEFGRGTMLKRPGTPAEVAACILFLASDDASYVTGASLFVDGGHVSI, encoded by the coding sequence ATGGGCCGGCTCAGCGGCAAGGTGGCGGCGATCACCGGCGGCGCCTCCGGCATCGGCGAGGCCACCGCGCGGCGCTTCGCGGAGGAAGGCGCGCACGTGGCCATCGCGGACGTCGACGCGGAGCGGGGCCGCGTGGTCGCGGCCGAGATCGGGGCGACCGGCGGCCGCGCGATCTTCCGCGAGATGCACGCGGCGCGCGAGGCCGAGTGCGCGGCGTTCGTCCAGGCGGCGCGCCAGGAGCTGGGCCGGCTCGACATCCTGGTCAACAACGCGGGCATGCGTCTGTATCAGACGGTGGTGGAAGCGAGCGAGGCGAGCTGGGACGCGATCCTCGGCGTGAACGTCAAGGGCTACGCGTTCTGCGCCAAGGCCGCGATCCCGTTCATGCGCGAGGCGGGGGGCGGCAGCATCGTCAACGTGGCATCGATTCGCGCGGTGGTAGCCGGGGGGCGCATGGTGCAGTACGACACCACCAAGGCCGCGGTGGCCGGACTCACCCGGGCCATGGCGCTCGATCACGCGGCCGAGGGCATCCGGGTCAACGCGGTCTGCCCCGGCCCGATCTTCACGCGCTTCCACGAGCGCCGGGCTGCCGACGCAGGCAAGAGCGCGGAGGAGTTTCGGACCGAGTTCGGGCGCGGCACCATGCTCAAGCGGCCGGGGACCCCCGCGGAGGTCGCGGCGTGCATCCTGTTCCTGGCCTCCGACGACGCCTCGTACGTCACCGGCGCCTCGCTCTTCGTCGACGGCGGCCACGTCTCGATCTGA
- a CDS encoding DinB family protein → MNLRDLFLDQHAAVHSAAVGGNKMSSAERTFGGVTDEQMRVRPREDLNSLAWLLWHIARAEDIMVNQVLAGVSPVLDDGWKRRLGIGRPDFGIGMTSAEVSDLTRQIDLGALRAYRDAVGLRTRDVISGFTPTDWDGTVAADRVEGAAAAGAFGVRTETLAKMLPGRSRALVLSNIALFHAAGHMGEANTVRSAGGFGTGV, encoded by the coding sequence ATGAACCTGCGCGACCTGTTCCTGGACCAGCACGCCGCGGTGCACTCGGCCGCGGTGGGAGGCAACAAGATGTCGAGCGCGGAGCGGACCTTCGGCGGAGTGACCGACGAGCAGATGCGCGTCCGGCCCCGCGAGGACCTCAACTCGCTCGCGTGGCTCCTGTGGCACATCGCGCGCGCCGAGGACATCATGGTGAACCAGGTCCTGGCCGGCGTCAGCCCGGTGCTCGACGACGGGTGGAAGCGGCGCCTCGGGATCGGCCGTCCCGACTTCGGCATCGGCATGACCAGCGCCGAGGTCAGCGATCTCACCCGGCAGATCGACCTGGGCGCCCTGCGCGCCTATCGCGACGCGGTCGGCCTCCGCACGCGCGACGTGATCTCCGGCTTCACGCCGACGGACTGGGACGGGACGGTCGCGGCGGACCGGGTGGAGGGAGCGGCGGCGGCCGGGGCCTTCGGAGTGCGGACCGAGACGCTGGCCAAGATGCTGCCCGGCCGCTCGCGCGCGCTGGTCCTGAGCAACATCGCGCTGTTCCACGCGGCGGGCCACATGGGCGAGGCCAACACGGTGCGAAGCGCGGGAGGCTTCGGCACCGGCGTCTGA
- a CDS encoding glucose 1-dehydrogenase, translating into MSGRLDGKVAVITGGGSGIGRATAFTFLREGATVVIGDLNEASLGETGALARTQGAGDRLASLRADVSAERDVAALVGLAVERFGGLDCMFNNAGVGGAFGPIGETTVEEWDFTFAVLVRGVFLGMKHASNRMKAQGRGGSIINTASVAGIGGGAGPHAYSAAKAAVANLSRAVSAEMAAHRVRVNAIAPGLIKTPLATGHREDAWERLVQQKQPWPDLGLPQHIADTALFLASDESRFITGQVIVVDGGLTALGPDIFGHDVDSRMLRKAGLNTGSTGVPGRVREVRRT; encoded by the coding sequence ATGAGCGGGCGGCTCGACGGCAAGGTCGCGGTCATCACCGGGGGCGGGAGCGGCATCGGCCGCGCCACCGCGTTCACCTTCCTGCGCGAGGGCGCGACGGTGGTGATCGGCGACCTGAACGAGGCGAGTCTCGGCGAGACCGGGGCGCTCGCCCGCACCCAGGGCGCCGGCGATCGCCTGGCCTCGCTTCGCGCCGACGTCTCGGCGGAGCGGGACGTGGCCGCCCTGGTCGGGCTCGCCGTCGAGCGCTTCGGCGGCCTCGACTGCATGTTCAACAACGCGGGGGTGGGCGGCGCCTTCGGACCGATCGGCGAGACCACCGTGGAAGAGTGGGACTTCACCTTCGCGGTCCTCGTCCGCGGGGTGTTCCTGGGCATGAAGCACGCGTCGAATCGGATGAAGGCACAGGGGCGGGGCGGCAGCATCATCAATACCGCCTCGGTGGCCGGGATCGGCGGCGGCGCGGGCCCGCATGCCTACTCCGCCGCGAAGGCCGCGGTGGCGAACCTGAGCCGCGCGGTGTCGGCGGAGATGGCCGCGCACCGCGTGCGGGTCAACGCGATCGCGCCGGGGCTCATCAAGACGCCGCTGGCCACCGGGCATCGGGAGGACGCGTGGGAGCGACTGGTCCAGCAGAAGCAGCCGTGGCCGGACCTCGGCCTCCCTCAGCACATCGCGGACACCGCGCTCTTCCTCGCCAGTGACGAATCGCGATTCATCACCGGCCAGGTCATCGTGGTGGACGGCGGGCTGACCGCGCTGGGGCCCGACATCTTCGGCCACGACGTCGACAGCCGGATGCTGCGAAAGGCCGGGCTCAACACCGGGTCGACCGGCGTGCCGGGCCGCGTGCGCGAGGTGCGGCGCACCTAG
- a CDS encoding LLM class F420-dependent oxidoreductase: MAVDIALTGLAMPLGELPAIAREAETRGYRTAWIGEASGTEAIVLSTLIATHTQTLQIANGVIPVQTRTPIVYGQAAATLAHLAPGRFALGIGLSSEIIVGQWHGLPFVPSIQQMREAVQIIRMAASGERVNFEGRFYRLKNFRLGIPAPSPPPRVYLAALGPKMCELAGEVADGVLLNWIPPSAMSASLRSVEDGAKRAGRRLSDLDVAVYVRTCVTDEAGPVREALARDITGYAIVGAYARFFRDCGFAEEVEAVNRAWKAGDRANAVKSISDRVLDGLGAVGPADRCRAQIAAFARTGVTPVVLPFASPGPDARASMLRTFRTFP, translated from the coding sequence ATGGCCGTCGACATCGCGCTCACCGGCCTCGCGATGCCGCTCGGCGAGCTACCCGCCATCGCCCGCGAGGCCGAGACGCGCGGCTATCGCACCGCGTGGATCGGCGAGGCCTCGGGCACCGAGGCCATCGTGCTGTCCACCTTGATCGCCACGCACACGCAGACGCTGCAGATCGCCAACGGGGTCATCCCGGTGCAGACCCGCACCCCGATCGTGTACGGGCAGGCCGCGGCCACCCTCGCGCACCTGGCGCCTGGGCGGTTCGCCCTGGGCATCGGCCTCTCCAGCGAGATCATCGTCGGGCAGTGGCACGGGCTGCCGTTCGTGCCGTCCATCCAGCAGATGCGGGAAGCCGTGCAGATCATCCGCATGGCCGCCTCCGGGGAGCGCGTGAACTTCGAGGGCCGGTTCTACCGGCTCAAGAACTTCCGCCTCGGGATCCCCGCGCCGTCGCCCCCGCCGCGCGTCTATCTCGCCGCGCTCGGCCCGAAGATGTGCGAGCTGGCCGGCGAGGTCGCGGACGGAGTTCTGCTCAACTGGATCCCGCCGTCCGCGATGTCGGCGTCGCTGCGCTCGGTCGAGGACGGCGCGAAGCGCGCGGGGCGCCGCCTCTCGGATCTCGACGTGGCGGTGTACGTGCGCACCTGCGTCACCGACGAGGCCGGGCCGGTGCGCGAGGCGCTCGCCCGCGACATTACCGGCTACGCCATCGTCGGCGCCTACGCGCGGTTCTTCCGGGACTGCGGCTTCGCCGAGGAGGTGGAGGCGGTGAACCGCGCCTGGAAGGCGGGCGATCGGGCGAACGCGGTGAAGAGCATCTCGGATCGGGTGCTGGACGGGCTGGGCGCGGTGGGCCCGGCCGACCGCTGCCGCGCGCAGATCGCCGCCTTCGCGCGGACCGGCGTCACGCCGGTGGTGCTGCCGTTCGCCTCGCCCGGCCCCGACGCCCGCGCTTCGATGCTGCGGACCTTCCGGACGTTTCCCTAG
- a CDS encoding mechanosensitive ion channel domain-containing protein, protein MRRAGARFACALGLLLAGASGAYAQSPPAPTAPESSGPIPLAEVAARAAELRGLLDSQDAAFTPTREVQAILDALPRQATELQTRFEQTRKRLEGSPPLSVVEEVGATWEATRAKLRGWNETLTQWASRVEQERARLAGLRDSWLRSREGAAAAGAPPVVLSQIDGIVGAINTTRARVETRLSTLLLAQYRLAQLQRRADEALSRAAQARSERLHRLGQREGPPLWDRGIWAGAVEQTAAAARDVMGAGQGLAAELGQQHAARVPLHVLLFLILLAVLWRGRRVASRWTADDPIIVTVVEVFRRPIASALLVSCLVAPWIYEEATPTLMRLIAVIAIVPVIRLIRPSLDRSVAPVLYVFGALFVVDAIRSVIASAPLFEHLVFLAEMLVASAGTLWVLRARGPEGLVVPEVDAMEGAALRLFGRLLLAAFASAFVVGSLGYAGLGRLIGAGALGSAYFGLAILAALQVAKGLIAVLLRSRPLGLLSAVQHARAALERRIVRVLRWIGVLAWMAATLASLTLLPAVASAVRRALTVEWGWGAIRISLGDLAIFALTIWLSFVVAGAVRLLLAEDVFPRVRLAKGLPLAMSLVIQYALVLSGFTLALAALGVDLTKLTILAGAFGVGAGLGLQNLVNNFASGLILLFERPLHLGDVVQITGVGGEVRHIGARATLVRTADGAEVFIPNSQLVSQNFINWTYSDLRRRIVLPVKVAYGAAPKQVSELLIGIAAKHPLVLDQPAPAVVLMGFGESSLDFELRAWTDRFGDAETIQSELADAIYAGLAEARIDLPVPRRDVRLWRADEPPKEDSS, encoded by the coding sequence ATGCGGCGAGCGGGAGCCCGATTCGCCTGCGCGCTGGGTCTGCTCCTGGCCGGCGCGAGTGGCGCGTACGCCCAGAGCCCGCCCGCGCCGACCGCGCCGGAGAGCAGCGGACCGATCCCGCTGGCCGAGGTAGCCGCGCGCGCGGCCGAGCTGCGTGGCCTGCTCGACAGCCAGGACGCGGCGTTCACCCCGACCCGCGAGGTGCAGGCCATCCTGGACGCGCTCCCGCGACAGGCCACCGAGCTGCAGACCCGCTTCGAGCAGACCCGCAAGCGCCTCGAGGGCAGCCCCCCGCTGTCGGTCGTCGAGGAGGTCGGGGCCACCTGGGAGGCCACGCGCGCGAAGCTGCGAGGCTGGAACGAGACGCTGACGCAGTGGGCGAGCCGGGTCGAGCAGGAGCGCGCGCGGCTCGCCGGCCTGCGGGACAGCTGGCTGCGCTCGCGCGAGGGCGCGGCCGCCGCGGGCGCGCCGCCGGTGGTGCTGAGCCAGATCGACGGCATCGTGGGCGCGATCAACACCACGCGCGCCCGCGTGGAGACCCGACTGTCGACGCTGCTGCTCGCCCAGTACCGCCTGGCTCAGCTGCAGCGGCGGGCCGACGAGGCGTTGAGCCGGGCCGCCCAGGCCCGCTCCGAGCGGCTGCACCGGCTCGGGCAGCGGGAGGGACCGCCGCTCTGGGACCGGGGGATCTGGGCCGGCGCGGTGGAGCAGACCGCGGCGGCCGCGCGCGACGTGATGGGCGCTGGGCAGGGGCTGGCCGCGGAGCTCGGGCAGCAGCACGCCGCGCGCGTGCCCCTGCACGTTCTGCTGTTCCTGATCCTGCTGGCCGTGTTGTGGCGCGGCCGGCGGGTCGCCAGCCGCTGGACCGCCGACGACCCGATCATCGTGACGGTGGTCGAGGTCTTCAGGCGTCCGATCGCCTCGGCGCTGCTGGTCTCCTGCCTGGTGGCCCCGTGGATCTACGAGGAAGCCACGCCGACCCTCATGCGGCTGATCGCAGTGATCGCGATCGTGCCGGTGATCCGGCTCATCCGGCCGTCGCTCGACCGCTCGGTGGCCCCGGTGCTCTACGTCTTCGGGGCGCTCTTCGTGGTGGACGCCATCCGCTCGGTGATCGCCAGCGCTCCGCTCTTCGAGCATCTGGTGTTCCTCGCCGAGATGCTCGTGGCCAGCGCGGGGACGCTCTGGGTGCTGAGGGCGCGCGGTCCCGAAGGGCTCGTGGTTCCCGAGGTGGATGCGATGGAGGGGGCCGCCCTCCGCCTCTTCGGCCGCCTCCTGCTCGCCGCCTTCGCGAGCGCCTTCGTCGTCGGCAGCCTCGGCTACGCGGGGCTGGGCCGCCTCATCGGAGCCGGCGCCCTCGGCAGCGCGTACTTCGGCCTGGCGATCCTCGCCGCGCTGCAGGTCGCGAAGGGGCTGATCGCGGTCCTGCTGCGAAGCCGCCCGCTGGGCCTGCTGTCCGCGGTGCAGCACGCGCGGGCTGCGCTCGAGCGGCGGATCGTGCGGGTCCTGCGCTGGATCGGGGTGCTCGCGTGGATGGCGGCCACCCTCGCGTCGCTGACCCTGCTGCCCGCGGTGGCCTCGGCGGTGCGCCGCGCGCTGACCGTGGAGTGGGGCTGGGGCGCGATCCGGATCTCGCTCGGCGACCTGGCGATCTTCGCGCTGACCATCTGGTTGTCGTTCGTGGTGGCCGGTGCGGTGCGGCTGCTGCTGGCCGAGGACGTGTTCCCCCGCGTGCGCCTGGCGAAGGGGCTGCCGCTGGCGATGTCGCTCGTGATCCAGTACGCCCTGGTGCTCAGCGGCTTCACGCTGGCCCTCGCCGCCCTCGGGGTGGACCTCACCAAGCTCACCATCCTCGCCGGCGCGTTCGGGGTCGGCGCGGGGCTGGGGCTGCAGAACCTCGTCAACAACTTCGCGTCCGGCCTGATCCTGCTCTTCGAGCGCCCGCTGCACCTGGGCGACGTCGTGCAGATCACCGGGGTGGGCGGAGAGGTGCGCCACATCGGCGCGCGCGCCACCCTCGTGCGCACCGCCGACGGCGCAGAGGTGTTCATCCCGAACTCCCAGCTGGTCTCCCAGAACTTCATCAACTGGACCTACTCGGATCTGCGGCGGCGGATCGTGCTGCCGGTCAAGGTGGCCTACGGGGCGGCCCCCAAGCAGGTGAGCGAGCTGCTGATCGGCATCGCCGCGAAGCATCCGCTCGTGCTGGACCAGCCCGCGCC